A stretch of Usitatibacter palustris DNA encodes these proteins:
- a CDS encoding mannose-1-phosphate guanylyltransferase/mannose-6-phosphate isomerase has protein sequence MHPKPFIRLADGQSLLHKAFLRGAKLPGVQEVLTVTNRELFFKTQDEFKEVNEANLPLSYLLEPFGRGTAAAIAAAALSVEKSHGGDALLLVLPADHLIEDQAAFAAAVAQATRLASAGRLVTFGIRPSAPDTGYGYIEANGSDVLRFVEKPSLETARSYVESGHFHWNSGMFCFSAASILREMEQHAGEVLSAVRACITASRAATGSNVTQLELDADTFDKVPNTSIDYAVMEKAQGVAVVPCDIGWSDIGSWNAIGDLAIADTQGNRIEGKAVLYDVSNCYFRGAGRVIGAVGVANLVVIDTPDALLIADKSRSQDVRHVYAQLKAEGNDAHKIHNTVHRPWGTYTILEEGPGFKVKRIEVKPGASLSLQMHHKRSEHWVVVSGTASVVNGEQQLTINANESTYIPALCKHRLANDTDQELVIIEVQSGGYLGEDDIVRFSDTYGRR, from the coding sequence TTGCATCCCAAGCCGTTCATCCGCCTTGCCGACGGCCAGAGCCTCCTGCACAAAGCCTTCCTTCGCGGCGCCAAGCTTCCGGGCGTCCAGGAAGTCCTCACGGTCACGAATCGCGAGCTGTTCTTCAAGACCCAGGACGAATTCAAGGAGGTCAACGAGGCGAACCTCCCGCTCTCGTACCTGCTGGAGCCGTTCGGACGCGGAACCGCCGCGGCCATCGCAGCTGCCGCGCTAAGTGTCGAGAAGTCCCACGGCGGCGATGCCCTGCTGCTCGTGCTGCCTGCGGATCACCTGATCGAGGACCAGGCCGCTTTCGCGGCGGCGGTCGCGCAAGCGACGCGTCTTGCGAGCGCCGGTCGACTCGTGACCTTCGGCATCCGGCCGAGCGCGCCAGATACGGGCTATGGATACATCGAGGCGAATGGCAGCGACGTGCTGCGCTTCGTCGAGAAGCCGTCGCTCGAGACGGCACGGTCGTACGTCGAGTCCGGGCACTTCCACTGGAACTCGGGGATGTTCTGCTTCAGCGCCGCGTCGATCCTGCGCGAAATGGAGCAGCACGCAGGCGAAGTGTTGTCGGCCGTTCGCGCCTGCATCACCGCGTCGCGAGCGGCAACGGGGTCGAACGTCACACAACTCGAGCTCGATGCCGACACCTTCGACAAGGTTCCCAATACGTCCATCGACTACGCGGTGATGGAAAAAGCCCAGGGCGTCGCAGTCGTGCCCTGTGACATCGGCTGGAGCGACATCGGATCCTGGAATGCGATCGGTGACCTGGCGATAGCGGACACTCAGGGCAATCGCATCGAGGGCAAGGCGGTCCTGTACGACGTCAGCAATTGCTATTTCCGGGGTGCGGGCCGTGTCATCGGTGCGGTCGGCGTCGCGAACCTCGTGGTGATCGACACCCCCGATGCACTGCTCATCGCGGACAAGTCGCGCTCGCAGGACGTGCGCCATGTGTATGCGCAGCTGAAGGCGGAAGGCAACGATGCGCACAAGATCCACAACACGGTGCATCGGCCTTGGGGGACCTACACCATCCTCGAGGAAGGCCCCGGCTTCAAGGTCAAGCGCATCGAAGTGAAGCCCGGCGCGAGCCTGAGCCTCCAGATGCACCACAAGCGCAGCGAGCACTGGGTCGTGGTGAGCGGAACGGCGAGCGTCGTCAATGGCGAGCAGCAGCTCACCATCAACGCGAACGAATCGACCTACATTCCGGCGCTATGCAAGCATCGCCTCGCGAACGACACCGACCAGGAGCTCGTGATCATCGAGGTCCAGAGCGGTGGATACCTCGGCGAAGACGACATCGTCCGGTTCTCGGACACTTACGGCCGGCGCTGA
- a CDS encoding glycosyltransferase family 4 protein, whose translation MNVLFVLYGDLSGNSGVPLKLHARELARLGHDCAVALPPGASTEDGDPIAGLRIASYAEALAHPASLFADGRPADILHAWTPREGVRRFVAAYLATRATPWVIYLEDNERYLATTSLGLIGMHEETILQHTEDVISRWTPDGMPHVLRHDHFIALADAAVVIQDKLRPEVPPWVPCTTVMPGTDLAAFAPRAPDETLRRAYGVDDGERVIVYPGGLNDFTRPGIESLCRAVGLINARGRPCRLLRSGPVALDFLHRLPPQVAQFVRDLGALPRAELPALYALADVFVQPGKNHPFEDLRLPGKLPELFASGRPVVLPDTNIASMLRDGEDALLHRTGSPEEIAEKCLALMADPERARRIGEGGRRFAEKHFDPRKQAAILEEAYRDARAAFDPQIAARLWTGASQDEALPSLVARRIRLLADAGNPNGEMLRAHASALEFGVARARGLEAGMAWRDAEMIKRDAQIEEIRGEVATRDGHITNLQRGVSDLNARVAELGHVVASRDLEIQAHQRQAEVIRSSLSWRVTRPLRALANLWEAARRRVRGDQRRP comes from the coding sequence ATGAACGTCCTGTTCGTTCTCTATGGAGACCTGTCCGGGAACAGCGGCGTCCCGCTGAAATTGCATGCGCGAGAGCTGGCGCGGCTCGGCCACGACTGCGCAGTCGCGCTGCCGCCCGGGGCGAGCACGGAAGATGGCGACCCCATCGCAGGGCTGCGTATCGCGTCCTACGCGGAGGCGCTCGCCCATCCCGCTTCGCTGTTCGCCGACGGGCGTCCCGCGGACATCCTCCACGCGTGGACACCCCGCGAAGGCGTGCGGCGGTTCGTCGCTGCCTATCTCGCGACCCGCGCCACGCCCTGGGTGATCTACCTCGAAGACAACGAGCGATACCTCGCGACCACGTCGCTTGGCTTGATCGGGATGCACGAGGAAACGATTCTCCAGCATACGGAGGATGTGATCTCGCGCTGGACCCCCGACGGCATGCCGCACGTCCTGCGCCATGACCACTTCATCGCCCTCGCCGATGCGGCGGTGGTCATCCAGGACAAGCTGCGCCCGGAGGTTCCACCGTGGGTCCCTTGCACGACGGTGATGCCGGGCACCGACCTGGCGGCGTTCGCGCCGCGCGCGCCGGACGAAACGCTACGCCGCGCCTATGGCGTGGATGACGGCGAGCGCGTGATCGTCTATCCGGGCGGCCTCAACGACTTCACCCGCCCCGGTATCGAATCCTTGTGCCGGGCCGTGGGCCTGATCAACGCGCGAGGCAGGCCGTGCAGGCTGCTTCGCTCCGGGCCCGTGGCCCTGGACTTCCTGCACCGCCTGCCGCCGCAGGTGGCTCAGTTTGTCCGCGACCTCGGCGCCTTGCCACGCGCGGAGCTGCCCGCGCTCTACGCGCTCGCCGACGTGTTCGTGCAACCCGGGAAGAACCATCCCTTCGAGGACCTGCGCCTGCCCGGGAAGCTGCCGGAGCTTTTCGCGAGCGGCCGCCCTGTCGTGCTGCCCGACACCAACATCGCATCGATGCTGCGCGACGGAGAGGATGCCCTGCTGCATCGAACCGGCAGTCCCGAGGAGATCGCGGAGAAGTGCCTCGCGCTAATGGCCGATCCGGAGCGGGCGCGGCGCATCGGCGAAGGCGGCCGTCGTTTTGCCGAGAAGCACTTCGACCCGCGCAAGCAAGCCGCGATCCTCGAGGAGGCCTACCGGGATGCCCGGGCTGCGTTCGATCCGCAGATCGCCGCCCGCCTCTGGACCGGGGCTTCGCAGGATGAGGCCTTGCCATCCCTGGTGGCGCGGCGCATTCGCCTGCTGGCCGACGCCGGCAATCCCAATGGCGAGATGCTCCGTGCGCACGCTAGCGCGCTGGAGTTCGGCGTTGCGCGCGCACGTGGGCTCGAGGCCGGCATGGCGTGGCGCGATGCCGAGATGATCAAACGCGACGCACAGATCGAGGAGATTCGCGGCGAGGTGGCCACGCGCGACGGCCACATCACCAACCTGCAACGCGGGGTAAGCGACCTGAATGCGCGCGTCGCGGAACTCGGCCATGTCGTCGCCTCGCGGGACCTCGAGATCCAGGCGCACCAGCGCCAGGCGGAAGTCATTCGTTCGTCACTTTCGTGGCGCGTGACCCGGCCGCTGCGCGCGCTTGCCAACCTTTGGGAGGCGGCGCGCCGGCGCGTGCGCGGGGATCAGCGCCGGCCGTAA
- a CDS encoding GDP-L-fucose synthase family protein has protein sequence MELNSSIFVAGHRGLVGSALMRGLAAKGFGNLVTRTRSEVDLTDSAAVDRFFAAERPEYAFVAAAKVGGILANNNYPAEFIRENLAIEANIIHAAWRHGVKRMLFLGSSCIYPKMAPQPIRETSFLTGPLEPTNRAYAIAKIAGIEMCWSYNRQYGTQFLAAMPTNLYGPGDNYHPDNSHVIPALIGKFHAAKTGGHSKVTVWGTGTPRREFLHSDDMAEACMHLMSLPDARFGPLLGSDEVATGAFQPPIVNIGSGTDQTIAELAALIARIVGYSGTIELDRSKPDGTPRKLLDVSRLNESGWRPRIGLEDGLRLTYQDFLQVRGSR, from the coding sequence ATGGAACTGAACTCGAGCATCTTCGTCGCGGGGCACCGGGGGCTGGTGGGCTCGGCGCTCATGCGGGGCCTCGCTGCGAAGGGCTTTGGCAACCTCGTCACGCGAACCCGGTCCGAGGTCGATCTCACGGACTCGGCGGCGGTCGACCGCTTCTTCGCGGCCGAGCGTCCGGAGTACGCGTTCGTCGCCGCGGCGAAGGTGGGCGGCATTCTCGCGAACAACAACTATCCGGCAGAGTTCATTCGCGAGAACCTCGCCATCGAGGCGAACATCATCCACGCGGCCTGGCGCCACGGCGTGAAGCGGATGCTTTTCCTGGGATCGAGCTGCATCTACCCGAAGATGGCGCCGCAGCCGATCCGCGAGACCTCGTTCCTCACCGGCCCCCTCGAGCCGACGAACCGCGCGTACGCCATCGCGAAGATCGCGGGCATCGAGATGTGCTGGAGCTACAACCGGCAATACGGCACGCAGTTCCTGGCGGCGATGCCGACGAACCTCTACGGTCCCGGCGACAATTACCACCCGGACAACAGCCACGTGATCCCGGCGCTCATCGGGAAGTTCCATGCAGCAAAGACGGGCGGGCATTCGAAGGTCACCGTGTGGGGAACGGGTACCCCGCGTCGGGAGTTCCTGCACTCGGACGACATGGCCGAAGCGTGCATGCACCTGATGAGCCTTCCCGATGCACGGTTCGGGCCGCTGCTGGGCAGCGACGAGGTCGCAACGGGCGCTTTCCAGCCGCCCATCGTCAACATCGGCTCGGGCACGGACCAGACCATCGCGGAGCTGGCCGCGCTGATCGCGAGGATTGTTGGATATTCCGGCACGATCGAACTCGACCGCAGCAAGCCCGATGGCACGCCGCGCAAACTCCTCGACGTATCGCGACTCAACGAATCGGGCTGGCGTCCTCGCATCGGGCTCGAAGACGGCTTGCGCCTCACGTACCAGGACTTCCTCCAGGTTCGTGGCTCGAGATAA
- the gmd gene encoding GDP-mannose 4,6-dehydratase has product MAKKALITGITGQDGAYLAELLLNKGYEVHGIKRRTSLFNTDRIDHLYQDPHETGRRLILHYGDMTDSSSLVRVIQNVQPDEFYNLAAQSHVAVSFEEPEYTANSDALGALRVLEAIRILGLEKKTRFYQASTSELYGLVQETPQKETTPFYPRSPYAVAKLYAYWITVNYREAYGIYACNGILFNHESPVRGETFVTRKITRALARIKLGLQDCLYLGNLDALRDWGHARDYVEMQWLMLQQDVPEDYVIATGVQYSVRDFVNAAAREIGIQVSWKGRGVEETGSDASGKVIVRVDPRYFRPTEVETLLGDATKAKEKLGWTPKITFAELVAEMVREDLKSAERDELVKRHGFSAYDYHE; this is encoded by the coding sequence ATGGCCAAGAAAGCACTGATCACCGGAATCACGGGCCAGGATGGCGCGTACCTCGCCGAGCTGCTCCTGAACAAGGGCTACGAGGTCCATGGCATCAAGCGCCGGACCTCGCTCTTCAACACCGACCGCATCGACCACCTGTACCAAGACCCGCACGAAACCGGCAGGCGCCTCATCCTGCACTACGGCGACATGACGGATTCCTCGAGCCTGGTCCGCGTGATCCAGAACGTGCAGCCCGACGAGTTCTACAACCTCGCGGCGCAAAGCCACGTCGCGGTCTCGTTCGAGGAGCCCGAGTACACGGCCAACTCCGATGCGCTCGGGGCGCTGCGCGTCCTGGAGGCCATCCGCATCCTCGGCCTCGAGAAGAAGACGCGCTTCTACCAGGCGAGCACCTCCGAGCTCTACGGGCTGGTCCAGGAGACCCCCCAGAAGGAAACCACGCCCTTCTACCCGCGCAGTCCGTATGCGGTGGCGAAGCTGTACGCCTACTGGATCACGGTCAACTACCGCGAGGCGTACGGCATCTACGCCTGCAACGGGATCCTCTTCAACCACGAGTCGCCGGTTCGGGGCGAAACCTTCGTCACGCGCAAGATCACCCGGGCTCTGGCGCGCATCAAGCTCGGCCTGCAGGATTGCCTGTACCTGGGCAACCTCGATGCCCTGCGCGACTGGGGGCACGCACGCGACTACGTCGAGATGCAGTGGCTCATGCTCCAGCAGGACGTTCCCGAGGACTACGTGATCGCGACGGGCGTGCAATACAGTGTTCGCGATTTCGTCAACGCCGCGGCGCGCGAGATCGGCATCCAGGTCAGCTGGAAGGGTCGCGGCGTCGAAGAGACCGGCAGTGACGCGAGCGGGAAGGTCATCGTTCGCGTCGACCCGCGCTACTTCCGTCCGACGGAAGTCGAGACCCTGCTCGGCGACGCGACCAAGGCGAAGGAAAAGCTGGGGTGGACTCCGAAGATCACGTTCGCGGAGCTTGTCGCCGAGATGGTGCGCGAGGACCTCAAGTCCGCCGAGCGCGACGAGCTCGTGAAGCGCCACGGGTTCTCCGCCTACGACTACCACGAGTGA
- a CDS encoding GDP-mannose 4,6-dehydratase — MKRALITGITGQDGSFLAELLLDKGYRIFGFARRESWLRPNNASHLADRIEVLFGNMAEGVDISSAVQAARPDEIYNLASQSRPGLSWDTPAETLVVNGLGAVRLFDAVRHNSPQCRVYHASSSEMFGPSAGGPQDEDSAFMPVNPYAAAKVYAHQVARIYREGYGLFIVNGLLFNHESERRPLHFVTQKIAYGAACRALGIVDSPDLDEMGLPIVREGKLRLGNLEVSRDWGYAGDFVRAMWLMLQQERPEDYVIGTGKLHSLRELCEVAYRTVGADWRDNVVSEPRLVRPLDAGCTLADASRSRARLGWEPTVSFEEMVTRMVKAQVDRLRAAATHG, encoded by the coding sequence ATGAAGCGCGCGCTCATCACGGGCATTACCGGCCAAGACGGCTCGTTCCTCGCCGAGCTGCTGCTCGACAAGGGCTACCGAATCTTCGGCTTCGCGCGCCGCGAGAGCTGGTTGCGCCCGAACAACGCCAGCCATCTCGCCGATCGCATCGAGGTGCTGTTCGGCAACATGGCCGAAGGCGTCGATATCTCCTCGGCCGTCCAGGCGGCCCGTCCCGACGAAATCTACAACCTGGCTTCGCAATCGCGGCCCGGGCTCTCGTGGGACACGCCCGCCGAAACGCTCGTCGTGAACGGGCTGGGCGCCGTCCGCCTGTTCGATGCCGTGCGCCACAATAGCCCGCAATGCCGCGTGTACCACGCGTCTTCCTCCGAGATGTTCGGCCCGTCGGCCGGCGGTCCGCAGGACGAGGACTCGGCCTTCATGCCGGTCAACCCCTATGCGGCCGCCAAGGTCTACGCCCACCAGGTGGCGCGGATCTACCGCGAGGGCTACGGGCTCTTCATCGTCAACGGCCTGCTGTTCAACCACGAGAGCGAGCGCCGTCCCCTGCATTTCGTGACGCAGAAGATCGCCTACGGGGCGGCGTGCCGGGCGCTCGGGATCGTGGATTCCCCCGACCTCGATGAGATGGGGCTGCCGATCGTGCGCGAGGGCAAGCTGCGCTTGGGCAACCTCGAGGTGTCTCGCGATTGGGGCTACGCCGGCGATTTCGTGCGCGCGATGTGGCTGATGCTCCAGCAGGAACGGCCCGAGGACTACGTCATCGGCACGGGCAAGCTCCACTCGCTGCGCGAGCTGTGCGAGGTCGCCTATCGCACCGTCGGGGCGGACTGGCGTGACAATGTCGTGAGCGAGCCGCGGCTCGTGAGGCCGCTCGACGCCGGGTGCACGCTGGCCGACGCTTCGCGGTCGCGCGCGCGGCTCGGCTGGGAGCCGACGGTATCGTTCGAGGAGATGGTCACGCGAATGGTGAAGGCGCAAGTCGATCGCCTGCGTGCCGCTGCGACCCATGGATAG
- a CDS encoding ABC transporter permease has protein sequence MNFHPASPAGALRSLRDNRELVWELVKRDFIGRYRGSFAGVAWSLFNPLLMLAIYTFVFTIAFNARWGPGTAVTQPFAVILFAGMLVFNLFAETLIRAPTLITSQPNYVKKIVFPIDVLAWVVLCSAVLHFLVGFGVLLLIAAFIGKGLSLSVVLTPVVLMPLLLFSLGLTWILASLGVYLRDVPQVVAVLVTVLMFVSPIFYPLEVIPEKYRLFLTLNPLAVPIEQFRSVALWGKPIDWQAWGLWLAVDAIVFCAGYWWFQRTRKGFADVL, from the coding sequence ATGAACTTCCATCCCGCGTCGCCCGCCGGGGCGCTGCGCTCGCTGCGCGACAACCGCGAGCTCGTCTGGGAACTGGTGAAGCGCGACTTCATCGGCCGCTATCGCGGCTCCTTCGCCGGCGTGGCCTGGTCGCTCTTCAATCCCCTGCTGATGCTGGCGATCTACACGTTCGTGTTCACGATCGCGTTCAACGCTCGCTGGGGGCCGGGCACGGCGGTCACGCAGCCCTTCGCGGTCATCCTGTTCGCCGGCATGCTCGTGTTCAACCTTTTCGCCGAGACCCTGATCCGCGCCCCGACGCTGATCACGAGCCAGCCCAACTACGTGAAGAAGATCGTGTTCCCGATCGACGTGCTGGCGTGGGTCGTGCTGTGCTCGGCCGTGCTGCACTTCCTCGTGGGCTTCGGCGTCCTGCTGCTGATCGCCGCATTCATCGGCAAGGGCCTGAGCTTGAGCGTGGTGCTCACGCCCGTCGTCCTGATGCCACTGCTGCTCTTCTCGCTCGGCCTCACCTGGATCCTCGCTTCGCTCGGCGTGTACCTTCGCGACGTGCCGCAGGTGGTCGCCGTGCTGGTGACCGTACTGATGTTCGTGAGCCCGATCTTCTATCCGCTAGAAGTGATCCCTGAAAAGTACCGCCTGTTCCTGACGCTCAATCCGCTCGCCGTTCCCATCGAGCAGTTCCGCTCCGTCGCGCTGTGGGGCAAGCCCATCGACTGGCAGGCATGGGGCCTGTGGCTGGCGGTCGATGCGATCGTGTTCTGCGCCGGATACTGGTGGTTCCAACGAACGCGCAAGGGTTTCGCCGATGTCCTCTGA
- a CDS encoding ABC transporter ATP-binding protein: MSSDDPVVDVRDLGKRYEIYSAPRDRLKQMLLPPLARALSRPEPRYFREFWALRDISFQVRRGETLAIIGRNGSGKSTLLQIIAGTMAPTTGDARTHGRIAALLELGSGFNPEFTGRENVYLNCAILGLTREQVDARLDEILAFADIGAFVDQPVKTYSSGMMVRLAFAVQAHIAADIVIIDEALAVGDVFFAQKCFARLRTLVDSGAAVIFVTHDMSTVTQFCRSAIVLHEGRQLFQGDPVAAIRRYMLIGREESSFSRGSSGPADEPPEATVAGDWPPPDALVRAPEVDVVEGGRAEFLGCTVRDALGRPANLFEMGDIAEFFYDFLVKDDIGIPVGGISIVNDKNIIVHGKNSLQVERGPRGPVGAGTRLRFRQRIALRLTPGEYTAVIGLAATDATTYANIDVLPHDDLTARTERISSVGRACTFGVVLRRKGVALTHHGLCDLDGDIAMKAHRPDPGGERTHDRG, from the coding sequence ATGTCCTCTGACGATCCGGTCGTCGACGTCCGCGATCTGGGCAAGCGCTACGAGATCTACTCGGCCCCGCGCGATCGCCTGAAGCAGATGCTGCTGCCGCCGCTCGCCCGCGCGCTCTCCCGGCCCGAGCCGCGCTACTTCCGCGAATTCTGGGCGCTGCGCGACATCTCGTTCCAGGTGAGGCGCGGCGAAACGCTCGCGATCATCGGCCGCAACGGCAGCGGCAAGAGCACCCTGCTGCAGATCATCGCCGGGACCATGGCGCCCACCACCGGGGACGCCCGCACGCACGGGCGCATCGCCGCCCTCCTCGAGCTCGGCAGCGGCTTCAATCCGGAATTCACCGGCCGCGAGAACGTCTACCTCAACTGCGCGATCCTCGGCCTCACGCGCGAACAGGTCGATGCGCGCCTCGACGAGATCCTGGCCTTCGCCGACATCGGCGCGTTCGTCGACCAGCCCGTGAAGACCTACAGCAGCGGAATGATGGTGCGCCTCGCCTTCGCCGTGCAGGCGCACATCGCCGCCGACATCGTGATCATCGACGAAGCACTGGCCGTCGGCGACGTGTTCTTCGCGCAGAAGTGCTTCGCGCGCCTGCGCACGCTCGTCGATAGCGGCGCGGCCGTTATTTTCGTGACCCACGACATGTCCACGGTGACTCAGTTCTGCCGCAGCGCGATCGTCCTCCATGAGGGCCGCCAGTTGTTTCAGGGCGACCCTGTGGCCGCCATCCGACGCTACATGCTCATCGGCCGCGAGGAATCATCCTTCTCGCGTGGCAGCAGTGGCCCCGCGGACGAGCCCCCGGAAGCGACGGTTGCGGGTGATTGGCCCCCGCCGGATGCGCTTGTCCGCGCCCCGGAGGTCGACGTCGTCGAGGGAGGCAGGGCCGAGTTTCTCGGGTGCACCGTGCGCGATGCGCTGGGCCGTCCCGCGAATCTGTTCGAGATGGGAGACATCGCCGAGTTCTTCTACGACTTCCTCGTGAAGGACGACATCGGCATCCCGGTGGGCGGCATCTCGATCGTCAACGACAAGAACATCATTGTCCACGGCAAGAATTCCCTGCAGGTCGAACGCGGGCCACGGGGCCCCGTCGGCGCCGGCACGCGCCTGCGATTCCGCCAGCGCATCGCCCTGCGGCTCACTCCGGGCGAGTACACCGCGGTCATCGGGCTCGCCGCGACGGATGCGACCACCTACGCCAATATCGATGTTCTGCCGCATGACGACCTCACGGCACGCACCGAGCGAATTTCCTCGGTGGGCCGCGCTTGCACCTTTGGCGTCGTATTGCGGCGCAAGGGAGTCGCCCTGACGCACCATGGCCTTTGCGACCTCGATGGCGACATCGCGATGAAGGCCCACCGGCCCGATCCCGGCGGCGAGCGGACGCACGACCGTGGCTGA
- a CDS encoding class I SAM-dependent methyltransferase: protein MKEVLLDADRVLAGYDAVARMYPFVPSLSHWRAWEYAAYQRYRIAGSVLDLGCGDGQYFRLLWPDVRDVTGVDASEPVIELARRSGVYTRVHHAFAHELPVADASADAVFANCSLEHMDHLDQVLAEIRRCLVPGGTLLCSVVTDRFLSWSVLPMLVREAGGEALARQALDQFIAYHHLVNPLTVGQWQRRFTEAGFTVEEHVPILPLYNSGLFLLADGAWHVKQGDGELGDSLYRAFSANPGFTAAFRLIVEGLLRMETDWRTGSGAVFAVRKAH from the coding sequence ATGAAGGAAGTCCTGCTCGACGCTGATCGTGTGCTGGCCGGCTACGACGCGGTCGCACGAATGTATCCGTTTGTCCCTTCGCTCAGCCACTGGCGCGCCTGGGAATACGCGGCCTACCAGCGCTATCGGATCGCGGGCTCGGTCCTCGACCTGGGCTGCGGCGATGGCCAGTACTTTCGCCTGCTGTGGCCCGACGTGCGCGACGTCACCGGCGTCGATGCGAGCGAGCCTGTGATCGAGTTGGCCAGGCGTAGCGGCGTCTACACCCGCGTCCATCACGCCTTCGCGCACGAGCTTCCGGTCGCGGACGCGTCGGCCGACGCCGTGTTCGCGAACTGCTCGCTCGAGCACATGGACCACCTCGACCAGGTCCTCGCGGAAATACGTCGCTGCCTGGTTCCGGGCGGGACGCTCCTGTGCAGCGTCGTGACCGATCGCTTCCTCAGCTGGTCCGTGCTGCCGATGCTGGTGCGCGAAGCCGGTGGGGAAGCGCTCGCGCGCCAGGCGCTCGACCAGTTCATCGCGTATCACCATCTCGTCAATCCGCTCACCGTCGGGCAATGGCAGCGCCGCTTCACGGAAGCGGGCTTCACCGTGGAGGAGCACGTGCCGATCCTGCCCCTGTACAACAGCGGCCTCTTCCTGCTCGCCGACGGCGCCTGGCACGTGAAGCAGGGCGATGGCGAGTTGGGCGACTCCCTCTACCGGGCGTTCTCGGCGAACCCGGGCTTCACCGCGGCCTTCCGCCTCATCGTGGAAGGCCTGCTCCGGATGGAAACCGATTGGCGTACGGGCAGCGGCGCCGTCTTCGCGGTCCGCAAGGCGCACTGA
- a CDS encoding class I SAM-dependent methyltransferase — MVTRCWCGTPTTGVFNKEYGACPACGGLVLLDLSVPGRKPVVDDEKDFYGKQYWLAHQAGDLGNPDIHARARSDLTERNLHWLAAILAYKLPPAAIVEVGCAHGSLVALLQMAGFDAAGSEMSPWVVEYARKTFGIRMHVGPVESLAVAPGSLDALAMMDVLEHLPDPAATLRRCLALLKTDGVLVIQTPQYREGVTHAQMLASADPFLEQLKPDEHLYLFTDRGLRKLLVDVGAPHQSFEPAIFAHYDMFVVASRKKVVRHAQADIDEALLASPGGRMVLALLDLRKRETALFSELASARSDIEFLKQKATTQVGGAPAADFSFVEADRVARGHVIENQGQRISQLEAEVHQRLGELNVLHDEAEALRNERNLVSAQKDDLQRNFDFVEADRIARGNVIEQQGQRISTLEGEVHRRLEELTSRETQAAALRAQVEALKSERSALEGQKADTQRNFDLVEADRRTRGSMIEQQALRIAELEREANTGAQELMTLGKAFDVLKGEHGDLGRQLGVLEQAAARDRSRWWHRLGRKLKLL; from the coding sequence ATGGTCACTCGTTGCTGGTGCGGAACCCCGACCACGGGCGTCTTCAACAAGGAGTACGGGGCCTGTCCCGCCTGCGGGGGACTCGTGCTGCTCGACCTCTCGGTTCCCGGCCGCAAGCCCGTCGTCGACGACGAGAAGGATTTCTACGGAAAGCAGTACTGGCTCGCGCACCAGGCGGGCGACCTCGGAAATCCGGACATCCACGCCCGCGCGCGGAGCGACCTCACCGAGCGGAACCTGCACTGGCTCGCGGCCATCCTCGCCTACAAGCTTCCCCCGGCGGCCATCGTGGAAGTCGGCTGCGCCCACGGCAGCCTCGTCGCGCTCCTGCAGATGGCCGGCTTCGACGCCGCGGGCAGCGAGATGAGCCCGTGGGTCGTGGAGTACGCACGCAAGACCTTCGGCATCCGCATGCACGTCGGACCGGTCGAGTCGCTGGCGGTCGCGCCCGGCAGCCTCGATGCGCTCGCCATGATGGACGTGCTCGAGCATCTTCCCGACCCGGCGGCGACGCTGCGCCGGTGCCTCGCCCTGCTCAAAACCGATGGCGTGCTCGTCATCCAGACTCCGCAGTACCGCGAAGGCGTGACGCACGCGCAGATGCTCGCGTCCGCCGACCCGTTCCTCGAGCAGCTCAAGCCCGATGAGCACCTGTATCTCTTCACCGATCGCGGCCTGCGCAAGCTCCTCGTCGACGTCGGTGCTCCACACCAGTCCTTCGAACCCGCGATCTTCGCGCACTACGACATGTTCGTCGTCGCGAGCCGCAAGAAGGTCGTTCGCCACGCGCAAGCGGATATCGACGAGGCCCTCCTCGCCTCGCCCGGCGGGCGCATGGTCCTCGCCCTGCTCGACCTGCGCAAGCGCGAGACAGCGCTCTTCTCCGAGCTCGCCAGCGCGAGGAGCGACATCGAGTTCCTCAAGCAGAAGGCCACCACGCAGGTGGGCGGCGCCCCGGCGGCTGACTTCTCCTTCGTCGAGGCCGACCGGGTTGCACGCGGCCACGTCATCGAGAACCAGGGCCAGCGCATCTCGCAGCTGGAAGCGGAGGTGCACCAGCGGCTGGGCGAGCTGAACGTACTCCACGACGAAGCCGAGGCGCTGCGCAACGAACGCAACCTGGTTTCGGCGCAGAAGGACGACCTGCAGCGCAACTTCGACTTTGTCGAGGCCGACCGCATCGCGCGGGGCAACGTGATCGAGCAGCAGGGACAACGCATCTCCACGCTCGAAGGGGAGGTCCACCGGCGCCTCGAGGAGCTCACCTCCCGCGAGACCCAGGCCGCAGCGCTCCGTGCGCAGGTCGAGGCGCTCAAGAGCGAGCGCAGCGCGCTCGAAGGGCAGAAGGCCGACACGCAGCGCAACTTCGACCTCGTGGAGGCCGATCGCCGCACACGAGGGAGCATGATCGAGCAGCAGGCCCTGCGCATCGCCGAGCTCGAGCGCGAAGCGAACACTGGGGCGCAGGAACTCATGACGCTCGGCAAGGCCTTCGACGTGCTAAAAGGCGAGCATGGCGACCTCGGCCGCCAGCTCGGCGTGCTGGAGCAGGCCGCCGCGCGGGACCGCTCACGCTGGTGGCACCGGCTGGGCAGGAAGCTCAAGCTGCTCTAG